ACGTGGGCGTCGCGCTGGTCCGGGTCGAGGTGACGCACCAGGTGGTCGGGTATCTGCGCCGACTGCCGTCGGGCGAGGTGCTCGACTCGGTGGAACTCGACATGCCGGCCCAGTCCCTGCACACGCGGGCCGTGATGTACACGATCACCCCGGAACTGCTCGAGGAGGCCGGGATCGGGGCCGACCGCATCCCCGGCGCGCTGCACGCCGCCGAGCACGCGGCGATCGGGCTGCTCCCGTTGGTCGCGACCTGCGACCGCGGCGACATCGGCGGGGTGTCGACCGCACTGCACCCCGACACGGGACTGCCGACGGTGTTCGTCTACGACGGCCACCCCGGCGGCGCCGGGTTCGCCGATCGCGGGCACTCCGAGTTGGCCCGCTGGCTCGGCGCGACCCGCGCGGCGATCGACTCGTGCGAATGCGTCGCCGGCTGCCCGTCGTGCGTGCACTCCCCCAAGTGCGGCAACGGAAACCACCCGTTGGACAAGGACGGCGCGCTCCGGGTGCTGTCGGCGGTGCTCGCCGCGGTGGATCCGGAATCGGCCGTCTGACGGAATCATTCGACGGGTCCGGCGCGGGCGATCGCCCGCGCCGGACCCAGGACGAACACCGGGCCCGCCGTCTCGGTCGACACCACGACGTCCCACCCGTCGACGGTGCACTCGGTCACCTCGGCCCACATCCGCTGTGCGAGCGACGCCGCTGCGGTGCAGGCTGATTCGCCTCCGCCGGTGAGGGCCTGCGCGGCCGCGAGGGCGGCCAGGTCGGCCGCGCCCTGGGCCCGATGCCGTGCCGCGACCGCCCCACCCACCTGGATCAGGACGGCGGTCACCGCGACGAGCCCGGCCAACGCGAAGCATGCGAACACCGTCGCGCCGCCGGACTCGTCCCGGACGAAACGCCTCACCCGTCACTCGTTTCCGGCTCGCGCGCGGCGACGGCCTCCGCGGACAGTTCGACGAGCGGCAGCAAAGGCACACCCGCGCGGACCGTCGCGACGACGAATGCGCCGTCCTCCCGCACCGCGATGTCCGCACCGGCGGGTGCGACGCGGACGGACGCGGCGACAGCGTCGCGATCGCCGCGGGCCGCCAGCCGAGCCGCCTCGCGCGCCGCGTCGATGCACCGCACCTGCGCGGACACCGCCGCGATCGCCCCGACGCTCAGCACCACGACGGTCACGATGGACGCGATCGCGATCGCCGCCTCCACCGTGACCGCGCCGTCGTCGCGCCGGATCGCGGACCGCGCGCTCACACCGACGTCTTCAGCGCCTTGTCGATGATCCCGGTGAGCGCGGACACGATCGAATCGCCGGTGACCACCGTGTACAGGATCGCGCCGAATGCCGCGGCAGCGATGGTCCCGATCGCGTATTCCGCCGTCGACATCCCGTCGTCCGCGGTCGCGGCGAGCACGATTCGGGCCTGGAGTTCGTGGAACTTCTTGGTCCACATTGGTTTCCCCCTTCATTCGAGTCCGGCGCGGCCGTTCCGCGCCGGGATTCCCCCTGCCGGTCACAGGAGCCCTCCGTCGAGCACCCGACCGGCGAGCCCGATCACCACCGGGACGATCCCCAGGCAGACGAATGCGGGCAGGAAGCACAGGCCCAACGGGCCGCT
This genomic stretch from Prescottella soli harbors:
- a CDS encoding TadE family type IV pilus minor pilin, producing the protein MSARSAIRRDDGAVTVEAAIAIASIVTVVVLSVGAIAAVSAQVRCIDAAREAARLAARGDRDAVAASVRVAPAGADIAVREDGAFVVATVRAGVPLLPLVELSAEAVAAREPETSDG
- a CDS encoding DUF4244 domain-containing protein, which gives rise to MWTKKFHELQARIVLAATADDGMSTAEYAIGTIAAAAFGAILYTVVTGDSIVSALTGIIDKALKTSV
- a CDS encoding Rv3654c family TadE-like protein → MRRFVRDESGGATVFACFALAGLVAVTAVLIQVGGAVAARHRAQGAADLAALAAAQALTGGGESACTAAASLAQRMWAEVTECTVDGWDVVVSTETAGPVFVLGPARAIARAGPVE